TAAAACAGGCTTCCATCTATCTTTTGCCAACCTAATATTATACAAACATCAAGAAGTAGCTCATTGTGAGTTTACACTGAAGAGACAAGCTAATCATAGCTATGCTACTGCCGACAAAATATGGAGAACCTCTCAGACAAGAATTGTGCATCAGACTGAACAATCTGTGACCTAATTGAAGTTACCTTGCGCTATATCAGCATACTGGGACCATAAAAAAGGCAAAACTTATAGTTTGGCTGCAAGCCCCAGCATGATAAGTGTGCATGGCAGGAAAAAACATAACTTGATGATTTACAAGCAACATTGTTCTTTTATGCGAAACCTTATTtgctaactttttttttttataagtaacctTATTTGCTAACTTAGAGGAAACATTACATACGTAACCAGAACTTCTGAATAAGAACTCAAAAGTGCTAATCGCAAATCATTAGAAATACATTCCTATGTACAAATATATCTCTAACCACAGTTACAACGAAACCCACGTGCACATATCAgacatgaatgcatgcatgcacattgTTCCAAAGAGACGAGAACAATCAGCAGTGAATACCTGTTGGCATGGTATGCCAAGTTTCTTGAGCTTAAGAGTTCGAGAGACAAGCAGCTTCTGAAAGTCACCAATCTCAGACTCAAGCTTAGCCACATGGGATTCGACCCCTTTGCCTATTCCATTCAAAAACTCTGGTATGCCAACCTTTTCTGCAACAATACCAAGCAGAGCCCCAAACTCAATCATTGCTTCTAATTTCCTAATGCACTAAATATTCTTTTTGGTTGCAAAATAgcataagaaacatatataaatttcttGATGAAAATACTGGTAATTGGGGGCTTGAGAAAACAAGTTACAAGACTCCTCGAACTAAGCCTAATACGACCATTTGCCTTATTTAAGGCAGGCTTTCAATTTTCGGAAACCCAGACAGCTCAATAAGAATACTGTGTTCagtttatttcttattttctcatTATCTCTGTATCTCAGGAATCAAACAATATCCGCGACCCCAGTAAAATAACAACCTTTAATACTCACCCCATTTATTTTCGTTGATCCATATCTTTTactgttaaaaaagaaaaagtaaacgGCGTCAATTCTTTGGAATTCTTTCCTCAGTTCTTTTCAGGAACCAAAGGGAAGCAGAAAATAAATCGTACAGCGAAAAATCAAAATTCCACACAGCTATTTAGCATAGTAGAGACAATTTTCTTTACAGGAAGAGCCCAATAACACGAATTGCTATACCCAGAAAGTATTTTCCCCTTTTCCCGAAGTTCTCTTAAATATTATCAGCAACCACGCGCACGCACAGAGAGGAAATGGCGTGATGAATTCGTGTTAAAACCCGAGAAAAAAATTACCTACATAAAGGGAGGATTTGGAGAAGAACCGAGAAAACGCAGGTGTTGGATGTGGCTGTGTCGAGATCCAAATCGGCCTCGTTTTGAGAATTATTTGCCTCCACGCCATCGTCTTCCACTGCTTCTACGAGTGCTTCACAAGAGGAACTCAAAAACCACAGACGGGTTTTAGAAGCCGTTCATGAACGGCATGTCGTCTATTGAAACAGCAAAACTCGTAATCGGGCTATGGAGTTTTTAGCCCATTTATATTCGAACGTAATAGCGAATACCAATTCAGGCATTTCGGCCCATAGATACCAACCAACATCCTCAAAATACCATATCTTTCAAAaccctttttaaagaaaatttaaaaatgaaaaaaaaggggggaaaaGATAACAGCCACCCTGTGGTGGCCACCACGAACGGCCTAAATGGGTGTCATGGTTGCCAAAAACATCATGGTTAGAAAATCATGGTTGTTCCTTGTACAACACAATATGATTGTCGTTATTAAGGACGTATTTCGCACTTTGCCTCTTGCTCCGTCAATTACAAGGTAATAAAACTTAAGGGGCTAGAGTGCCAGAAAACATCTCTACTGCCTAAGTAAGTGTATGTTATTGAGTAAAAGAGATAGAGAGTGGAGAGAATGCCTTTTTCCCATGCTTTTTATACTTCTATCTGTGCTCAGGCCTTCAACCCATGCCTCGGAGAGGGGGAGAAGTTGTTGCATTTAATGTGGTGGCCTTTGTCTAGTACAGGATCCTCTGTCGAGATCTCTACCGACACTCCAATCGACACAACTAATGTAGTGAGATTTGTTGTGAATCACCCGATTAGGAGAATGCTTGTATGAATGTAGTTCTAGGTTCCTTCTGCTTCCTTGTCAGTCATTGGGCTTTCCACCTATGGGTCGTGAATCTTACAAGTCGTGTGCTGGACCTAACCAAACCAAGGATGAATATGTCCCCCTAGTCATGGTGGTCAAAGTTTTTCAGGCTATCCAATCTTAGCCTCTTCGTGGTGGCCAATCTTTGGTAGTCAAGGGCAATAGTCCAATCTAAATCACTCCCAATGTCCAAAAGCAACCAAGAAGTGGCtatactttttcatttttgccTACTTATATATACCAACAACTTTCACGTTCAAACATACTTTCAATAGGTCCCACCACTTTTTCAAACTCATCATAACATCCTCTAAAAATGTGTTTACAGCTATTCATTAACACtttcacatttttataaaaactccTTACCTGTAAACATTACCTAACAGTTTTGTACCCAAACTTCATTTCTGGATTTCATAAAACACTGAAAGACAAAAATAGTATACACTATAAATTAATGTTTCAATATATACACCAAAGATAACTTGAGCTTAAAATTgtaaagataagataaaatatttttattatccaaACAAGGCTATGTTTTAAGTTATACACAAAGATAAATTGGGCTTAAACTTGAAATTTGAGGAagctcaattttttaaaaataaatattccaaaattcaaaattaaaaaattttgaaaaatgcaaatccAAAGTTAAGATAGGGATAAAGAAAGTCGCacacaaaattacaattttttaaaaataaaaagacattaAAGAAATTAACAAAAGGGTTCTATTTATAATAGTTTTGTGAGTCTTTTTAGACAAGAATTGAAAAGTGCATTGCGAGTATCGAAGTCGGCCGGCCGGCCTTTGCCCT
This genomic window from Carya illinoinensis cultivar Pawnee chromosome 7, C.illinoinensisPawnee_v1, whole genome shotgun sequence contains:
- the LOC122316610 gene encoding uncharacterized protein LOC122316610, yielding MAWRQIILKTRPIWISTQPHPTPAFSRFFSKSSLYVEKVGIPEFLNGIGKGVESHVAKLESEIGDFQKLLVSRTLKLKKLGIPCQQRKLILKYAHKYRLGLWRPRVQSVKS